Proteins found in one Vagococcus carniphilus genomic segment:
- a CDS encoding glycerophosphoryl diester phosphodiesterase membrane domain-containing protein produces the protein MSTFSLFKKITKEFFSHCLSYLTLFFSMNVMLFAVIALFDYTASLILRSQHIPYLSYTNLIVLVQKPLAIFLLLLLFITLIMTVYFQFSYLLLGIQQIYRRQFNLIGLVKESWQEIRRQTWRSFGFFFFYFMLIIPVSQEIFQTQLLSKVVIPTFIIDFLGNNLLYAFLLAFFGIVIAYLAIRWIFILPLVILTQISPKEAISKSLSLTKGKFWHFSWRIFLFSLFSVGLKYVIFVCIYFAQIWLDTLSDPYPLIGGMINLSLVQVIDVIGGAWTSVLLMSLLMYHPTILSHVEEKEWQPSQVSLRWLNVLNGFILAMVSLSILVFNIFFLNGLTQREPKIVSHRGVDSLTHPNGVQNTIPSLKKTIQLKPDFIEMDIQETKDGKFVMMHDPDLSVLTGNKGTPQSYTLEELTQMTVHENGMSAKVASFDEYLEVADKANQKLLIEIKTSKQDSKKMMANFIKTYEKNILAHHHEVQSLDYHVISTLKEQAPKIPVSYILPYNFVFPNTPSDGYTMEATTLNETFIVKARGTKKHVFAWTVNDTDTMNKMMFMDVDGIITDELSLLKQEIKEFRDSPNYADRIMYYISVLPN, from the coding sequence ATGTCTACTTTTTCTCTTTTTAAGAAAATAACAAAAGAGTTTTTCTCCCATTGTTTAAGTTATTTGACCTTATTTTTTAGTATGAATGTGATGTTGTTCGCGGTTATTGCCTTGTTTGATTATACAGCCTCCCTTATTTTAAGGAGTCAGCATATTCCGTATTTATCTTATACTAATCTGATTGTTCTGGTTCAAAAACCATTGGCGATTTTTTTATTGCTGCTCTTATTTATTACCTTGATTATGACGGTTTATTTCCAGTTTTCTTATTTACTGTTAGGCATTCAGCAGATTTATCGGCGCCAATTTAATTTGATTGGTTTAGTAAAAGAAAGTTGGCAGGAGATTCGTAGGCAAACATGGCGTTCGTTTGGTTTTTTCTTCTTTTATTTCATGTTGATTATTCCAGTATCTCAAGAAATATTTCAAACTCAATTACTAAGTAAAGTGGTTATTCCAACGTTCATCATTGATTTTTTAGGTAATAATTTACTGTATGCATTCTTACTAGCTTTTTTTGGTATTGTCATTGCCTATCTTGCGATTCGGTGGATTTTTATTTTACCACTGGTTATTTTAACCCAGATTTCACCTAAAGAAGCTATTTCAAAAAGTTTGTCATTAACGAAAGGTAAATTTTGGCATTTTTCATGGCGTATTTTTCTATTCAGTTTATTCAGTGTTGGTTTGAAGTATGTTATTTTTGTTTGTATTTATTTTGCTCAAATTTGGCTAGATACATTAAGTGATCCTTATCCATTAATTGGTGGAATGATTAATTTATCTTTAGTTCAAGTGATTGATGTGATTGGTGGTGCGTGGACATCAGTCTTACTTATGTCTTTATTGATGTATCATCCGACTATCTTGTCTCATGTTGAAGAAAAAGAATGGCAACCATCTCAGGTTTCTCTTAGGTGGCTGAATGTATTGAATGGCTTTATCTTAGCTATGGTTAGTTTAAGTATTTTAGTTTTTAATATTTTCTTTTTAAATGGGTTAACTCAAAGAGAACCGAAGATAGTTTCTCATAGAGGAGTGGATAGTTTGACTCATCCAAATGGAGTTCAAAATACGATTCCATCTTTGAAAAAAACCATTCAATTGAAACCAGATTTTATTGAGATGGACATTCAAGAAACAAAAGATGGCAAATTTGTGATGATGCATGACCCTGACTTATCAGTATTAACTGGAAATAAGGGCACACCTCAATCCTACACTTTGGAAGAATTAACCCAAATGACCGTTCATGAAAATGGGATGTCAGCTAAGGTGGCTAGTTTTGATGAGTATTTAGAAGTGGCAGATAAAGCGAATCAGAAATTGTTAATTGAAATTAAAACATCTAAGCAGGACTCAAAAAAGATGATGGCTAATTTTATTAAAACCTATGAAAAGAATATTTTAGCTCATCATCATGAAGTTCAATCTTTGGATTATCACGTGATTTCAACATTAAAAGAACAAGCGCCTAAAATTCCTGTTTCTTATATTTTACCTTATAATTTTGTCTTTCCTAATACACCGTCAGATGGTTATACAATGGAGGCGACAACGTTAAATGAAACCTTTATTGTTAAAGCGCGAGGCACTAAGAAACATGTTTTTGCATGGACTGTTAATGATACGGATACAATGAATAAAATGATGTTCATGGATGTGGATGGTATTATCACAGATGAATTATCTCTATTAAAACAAGAAATTAAAGAGTTTAGGGATTCGCCTAATTATGCAGACCGGATTATGTATTACATTTCAGTGTTGCCAAATTAA